CGACCGGTGCGTACGGGCTGACGCCGGCGAGGAAGCACAGCTCCGACTTGTAGACGTTGCCGATCCCGGCGAGATTGCGCTGGTCGAGCAGGGCATCGCCGAGCGGGCGGGCGGGGTCGGCGAGCAGCCGGCGCTCCGCCTCGGCCGGGTCCCAGTCGGGGCCGAGCAGGTCGGGGCCGAGGTGGCCGACGATCCGGTCCTCGGCGGCGGTGCGCAGCAGCTCCAGCACGGGCAGGCGGTAGCCGACCGCGGTGCGGTCGGCGTTGCCGAGGACGGCGCGGATCTGGTGGCCCGGCCCGCCGCGCCACCGCTCCCCGTCCGCGTACGTGATCCAGGCACCCTCCATCCGCAGGTGCGAGTGGAGCGTGAGGCCGCCCTCGACGCGCGTCAGCAGGTGCTTGCCGCGCGGGACGACCTCGGTGACCTCGCGGCCGGTGAGGTCGGCCGTGGCGAGCTTGGGCACGCGCAGGTCGCAGCGGGTCAGCCGGCGGCCCGCCAGCGCCGCGTGCAGCAGGCGGGCGGTGCGCCAGACGGTGTCTCCTTCGGGCACGTACCCCATCGTGCCAGGCGCGGGGGGTACGGCCCCGGCGTACCGGGTGGGGATAGGCCCACCCTGGTCCGGGGTCTGCGGGGGCGGTGCCCGGGGTGCCGCCCGGGACACGATGGGCGGCATGATGAGGACGGAAGCAGGAGGCGGGATGGGCAGGCCACGGCGGTACGCGACCGCGCTGGGGCGCGCCCTCGTGCTGGTGGCGCTCGCCCCGCTGGTGACCCTGGTGCAGGCCGTCATGCTCGCCTCGCTGGTGCTCGCCTTCGGCCTGGGGCTGATGTTCGTCTTCCCCTGGGCCGTCGGCCTCACCCGCGGCGTCGCCAACCTGGCGCGGGCCGTGCACGGCCGCTGGACGGGACGCCCGATCCCCACGGCGTACCTGCCCGCGCCGCCGCATCCGCGGCCCGGTCCGGACGGGCGCTACCGGCATCTGGGCATCAGCTACCGCAGCCCCGCCCTGCCGGAGTTCTTCGAGCGCGTGCACCGGCTGCTCTCCGACCGCGCGACCTGGCGGGACACGCTGTGGCTGGTCGCCGACCCGGTCGTCGGGTTCGCGATGGCGGCGCTGCCGCTGTTCGCCGTCGGCTACGGGCTGGCCGGCATGGCGCTGCCGCTGCTGTGGGACCCGTCCTACCCGGGGGACACCCTCGGGCACTATGCGGGCGTCGAGGTCGCCTCGGAGGGCACCGCCCTGGCGCTCGTGCCCGTGGGCGCGGCGCTCTTCGCGCTCGGGCTGTGGGCCGGGCCGCGGTCGATGGCGCTCCACGCGCGCTGGACGCGGATGCTGCTGGCGCCGACGCGGGCGTCCGAGCTGGCGCTGCAGGTCGCCGAGCTGGACCGGAAGCGCACGGCGGCCACCGACTGGCAGGCGGCGGAGGTGCGGCGCATCGAGCGGGATCTGCACGACGGGCCGCAGGCCCGGCTCGTCGCCCTCGGCATGACGGTCTCGGCGGCGGAGGAGCTGGTCGACGACGACCCGGCGGCGGCGAAGGCGCTGCTCCGGCAGGCACAGGAGTCGTCGTCCATGGTGCTGCAGGAGCTGCGCGGTCTCGTACGGGGCATCCACCCGCCGGTGCTCGCGGAGCGGGGGCTGGGCGACGCCGTACGGGCGCTGGCGCTGGACAGCGCGCTGGAGGTACGGGTCGAGGTCGACCTGCGCGGGCGCCTGCCGGATCCGGTGCAGTCGGCGGCGTACTTCGCGGTGGCGGAGCTCCTCGCCAACGCGGGCAAGCACGCGGGCGCGGACCGGGTGGACATCGACCTGTGGCACCGCGACGGCGTGCTGCGCGCAACGGTCACCGACGACGGGCGCGGGGGCGCGCTGCCGGTGACGGGTGGCGGGCTGCGGGGCGTGGAGCGGCGGATCAAGCCGTTCGACGGGGTGCTGGCGATCAGCAGCCCCGAGGGCGGGCCGACGACGGTCGTGGTGGAGATCCCGTGCCCGCTGGGGGAGGAGTGCTGCGAGCCGGACGACGCCGCTCCGGGTGCGGCGCGGGGAGCGGCGGCCGGGCGCGGGGAGCTGTGGCTGACGGCGCTGGCACCGGTACTGTGTTCCGTCGCGCTGTTCCCGCAGGGGCTGGTCGCGGGGCTGCTGCTGATCTTCGGCACGGACAACAGGTCGTGGTTCCTGGCGCTGTACATGCCGGAGCCGCTGCGCTGGCCGACGGTGCTGGCGATGGTGGCGCTGGGTCTGAGCGGGGTGCCGCCGCTGCTGCGGCGGTGGCGGAAGACCGGCTCGGCGCAGCGGTGTTGACGGGGGGACGCGCGGCCGTCCCGGGTGACGGGGCGGAGAGGAGCGGGACAGTGCGAGTCGTCCTGGCGGAGGACCAGTACCTGCTGCGGGACGGGCTGACGCGGCTGCTCCAGGCGCACGGCATGGAGATCTGCGCGGCGGTCGAGTCCGGGGACGAGCTGCTGGCGGCGCTGCGCGCCGAGCGGCCGGACGTGGCGGTGGTCGACATCCGGCTGCCGCCGACGTTCACGGACGAGGGGCTGCAGGCGGCGCTGGCGGCCCGCCGGGAGCGTCCCGACCTGCCGGTGCTGATCCTGTCGCAGCACGTGGAGCAGTTGTACGCGCGGGAGTTGCTGGCGGACGGCCGCGGGGCGGTGGGGTACCTGCTGAAGGACCGGGTGTTCGCGGCGCGGCAGTTCGTGGACTCGGTGCGGCGGGTGGCCGAGGGCGGAACGGCGATGGACCCGGAGGTCATCGCGAAGCTGCTGGCGAGCAACGCGCGGGACGAGCCGCTGGGGCGGCTGACGCCGCGGGAGCGTGAGGTGCTGGCGGGGATGGCGGAGGGCCGCTCGAACACGGCGATCGCGCGTCAGCTCTTCCTCTCCGAGGGCGCGGTGAGCAAGTACACGACGAGCATCTTCGCGAAGCTGGACCTGCCCCCGTCGGATGACGACAACCGCAGGGTGCGGGCGGTGCTGGCGTATCTGAACGGGCAGGTGGAGTAGGCCCGGAGCGCCCGGGTACGGCGGGGGCCGGTGGCCGGCTCCGGGTCCGGTCGGGTCCGGCCGCCGCACCCCGCTCTCGCCGTCAGGAGCGGATGCGCAGGCCCCGGGGGGTGGCCAGGAAGCCGGACTGCTCCAGGAGCGTGCCCAGGGGGGAGTCCAGGGCCGCGGTCGCGTTGATGCGCTCCACCGTTGCCGTACGGCCCAGGGCGCCGCCGCGGGCCGCCGCCGCGAGCGCATCGGCCGCGGCGGCGAGGCGGGGGTCGTCCGCCGGGGGCCAGGCCAGCAGCGTGCGGCCGCCGCGCTCCACGTACAGCGCGAGGTCGCCGTCCACCAGCACCACCAGCGCACCGGCCTTCCGGCCGGGCTTGTGCGTCGTGCCGGGCGGGGGCTCGGGCCAGGGCAGGGCCGCCCCGTACGCGTTCGCCGGGTCCGCCGCGGCCAGCACCAGCGCCCGCTGCCCGCCGCGCCCGGCCCCACCGGCGCCGTACGGCCGGGGACCGCCGCCGCGCGGGCGGCCGCCGCCCAGCGTGTGCCCGCCGTACGGACCGGCCGGCCCCTCCTCGTCCACGAAACCGTCGTCCCCCGCCTGCCCTGCCTGCCCCGCCGCCGCGGCTTCCACGGCCCCGCGCTCCCGCGACGTGGCCACCGCCCGCAGCCGGTCCACCGCGCCGTCCATCGCGAACTGCGCGGCGCCCAGCCCCTCCACCACGTACCCGCGGCGGGCCTGACCCGTCTCCTCGAACGCCGACAGCACCCGGTACGCCGCGGAGAAGCCGCCCTCCACTCCCTCCGCCGCCACCGCGCCGCGCGTGACGACCCCGTGCCGGTCGAGCAGCGTGCGGGCCAGCGCGTGCGCGCGGTGCGTGGTGTCCGGTTCGCGCTCGGGCAGCAGCGACCAGCGGCCGGAGACCGTCGGCGGCCCGTTCCGCGACGCCGTGCGCGCGTCACCCGCGACCGCCAGGCTGCCGTAACGCCCGCGCGGCGTGGGCCGTTTCGCGCGGTGCGCGGTGGCGCCCGCGGTGCGGCCCGAGCCGAGGAGGGCGCGCAGCGGTCCCAGGGTGTCG
The Streptomyces sp. CNQ-509 DNA segment above includes these coding regions:
- a CDS encoding Fpg/Nei family DNA glycosylase, whose translation is MPEGDTVWRTARLLHAALAGRRLTRCDLRVPKLATADLTGREVTEVVPRGKHLLTRVEGGLTLHSHLRMEGAWITYADGERWRGGPGHQIRAVLGNADRTAVGYRLPVLELLRTAAEDRIVGHLGPDLLGPDWDPAEAERRLLADPARPLGDALLDQRNLAGIGNVYKSELCFLAGVSPYAPVAALPEPARLVAAARRLLEANRDRVARTTTPSRRPDRRLWVYGRGGRPCLRCGTAVRKRAQGETADERVTYWCPRCQPGG
- a CDS encoding response regulator transcription factor is translated as MRVVLAEDQYLLRDGLTRLLQAHGMEICAAVESGDELLAALRAERPDVAVVDIRLPPTFTDEGLQAALAARRERPDLPVLILSQHVEQLYARELLADGRGAVGYLLKDRVFAARQFVDSVRRVAEGGTAMDPEVIAKLLASNARDEPLGRLTPREREVLAGMAEGRSNTAIARQLFLSEGAVSKYTTSIFAKLDLPPSDDDNRRVRAVLAYLNGQVE
- a CDS encoding sensor histidine kinase, coding for MGRPRRYATALGRALVLVALAPLVTLVQAVMLASLVLAFGLGLMFVFPWAVGLTRGVANLARAVHGRWTGRPIPTAYLPAPPHPRPGPDGRYRHLGISYRSPALPEFFERVHRLLSDRATWRDTLWLVADPVVGFAMAALPLFAVGYGLAGMALPLLWDPSYPGDTLGHYAGVEVASEGTALALVPVGAALFALGLWAGPRSMALHARWTRMLLAPTRASELALQVAELDRKRTAATDWQAAEVRRIERDLHDGPQARLVALGMTVSAAEELVDDDPAAAKALLRQAQESSSMVLQELRGLVRGIHPPVLAERGLGDAVRALALDSALEVRVEVDLRGRLPDPVQSAAYFAVAELLANAGKHAGADRVDIDLWHRDGVLRATVTDDGRGGALPVTGGGLRGVERRIKPFDGVLAISSPEGGPTTVVVEIPCPLGEECCEPDDAAPGAARGAAAGRGELWLTALAPVLCSVALFPQGLVAGLLLIFGTDNRSWFLALYMPEPLRWPTVLAMVALGLSGVPPLLRRWRKTGSAQRC